Within the Micromonospora citrea genome, the region GGGCCCTGCGCAACCAACTCCAGGAACAGCGCGCCGACGTGGCGACGATCGACGCGGTCGAACGGGTCGTCCGCGGGCACGACCCGATGCCGGGCGACTACGGTCTGGCGGTCTTCGGCGCCCGGGGGCGCGTGGTGCTGTCGGAGTACCTCTCCGCCCCGCCGCTGCGGGACCTGGCCGCGTACACCTCGCTGCCGCACGTGATGCCGCTGCTGGCGCAGCGCGGCGAGCAGGTGGCGTGGGTGCGGGTGCTGGCGGACCGGACCGGCGCCGACGCCATGGCGATCAGCGCGGGCGGCGTGCCGCGCCGCGCCCACGTGACCGGCCGCGAGGACTTCCAGTTGCGCCGGGTGCAGCCCGGCGGCTGGTCCCAGTCCAGGTACCAGAGGGCCGCCATGGAGGCCTGGCACCACAACGCGGGCGACGTCACGGCGGCGACGGTGGAGCTGGCCGAGAAGGTCGGCGCGGACGTGGTGGTGGTCGCCGGCGACGTGCGGGCCACCGGCGTGATCGCCGCGCAGATGCCGGAGCGCTGGCAGGACGTCATGGTGCGCACGGACGCCGGCTCCCGGGCCGGCGGCGCCGACCAGACCCTGCTCGACGACCTGACCGTGCAGACCATCGCCGAGGTGGCCGACCAGCGGGTGACCGCCGCGCTGGACCGGTTCGGGATGCAGGAGGACGTCGGCGCCGGACTCGACGCCGTCGTCTCGGCCCTGCAACGCAACCAGGTCGACACCATGCTCATCGTCGACGACCCGTCGGCGACCGGGGAGCTGTGGATCGGGCCCGAGCCCACCGAGATCGCCACCGACCCCGGGCAGCTCGCGGCCATGTCCGTACGCGACCCGGAGAAGGTCCGTGCCGACGCCGCGCTGGTGCGCGCGCTGGTCGGCACCGACGCCGAGCTGACCGTGCTCGGCCCCGACGAGGCGCCGGAGCTGACCGACGGCGTCGGGGCGGTGCTGCGGTACGTCGACGCGGGCACGCCGGGGCGTGGGAATGCCTGAGCGGACGGTGGCCGACCTGGTGGTCGAGCGGCTGCGGGCCTGGCGGGTGCCGCGGGCGTTCGGCTATCCCGGCGAGGCCATCGCCCCGGTGGTCGAGGCGCTGGACGCCTCGGGCGGCGACCCGGCGTTCATCCCGGCCCGGCACGAGGAGACCGCCTCCTACATGGCCACCGGGCACGCCAAGTTCACCGGCGGGATCGGGGTCTGCCTGGCCACCCAGGGGCCGAGCGCCGTGCAGCTGCTCAACGGGCTCTACGACGCCAAGCTGGACAGCAAGCCGGTGGTGGCGATCGTCGGGGAGGACGTCTCCGGCCCGCTCGGCGGCGCCCACCAGGAGATCGGGCTGAGCCGGCTCTTCGGCGACGTGTGCAACCAGTTCGTCCGCTACGGCCGCACCCCCACCGGGGTGCCGGCCCTGCTCGACCAGGCGTTCCGCACCGCCGCCGCGACCCGCAGCCCGGTCTGCGTGGTGCTGCCGCGGCAGTTGCAGGAGATGGCCGTGCCCGACCTGCAACCGCACGCGGCCGGCGTGTTCGCGGCGACGCCCGGGGAGCCGCTGGCCCGGGTGCTGCCGCACGAGGCCGACCTGGACGCCGCGGCCCAACTGCTCGCCAACGGCCAGCGCACCGCGATCCTGGTCGGCCAGGGCGGCCGGGGCGCGGCGGGAGAGATCGCCGCCCTCGCCGACCGGCTCGGCGCCGGGCTGGCGACCTCGCTGCTCGGCAAGCCGGTGCTCGACGAGCGGCTGTCCTTCCACACCGGCGTGCTCGGCGAGGTCGGCACCCCGGCCGCCGCCGAGCTGATGGGCGGCTGCGACACACTGCTGCTGGTCGGCACGAACGACCCGTGGACGGACTACTTCCCGATACCGGGGCAGGCCCGCACGGTGCAGATCGACATCGACGGTCGCCGCATCGGCACCCGCTACCCGGTGGACGTGCCGCTGGTGGGTGACGCCCAGGAGACGCTCCGGGCGCTGCTGACCCTGGTGCCGGACCGGCCCAACGCCCGCTGGCGGGAAACCGTGGAGGGCTCGGTCGACCGGTGGCGGGCCGAGCGGGCCGACCGGGCCGCCGCCCCCGCCGAGCCGGTGAACCCGCAGCTCGTGCTCCAGGAACTCGCCCGTCGCCTGCCGCGCCGCGGTGCCGTGGCGGTGGACG harbors:
- a CDS encoding Vms1/Ankzf1 family peptidyl-tRNA hydrolase, which codes for MQLSFLRPLYDRPGPWVSVYLDASADTEDAHPALDLRWRALRNQLQEQRADVATIDAVERVVRGHDPMPGDYGLAVFGARGRVVLSEYLSAPPLRDLAAYTSLPHVMPLLAQRGEQVAWVRVLADRTGADAMAISAGGVPRRAHVTGREDFQLRRVQPGGWSQSRYQRAAMEAWHHNAGDVTAATVELAEKVGADVVVVAGDVRATGVIAAQMPERWQDVMVRTDAGSRAGGADQTLLDDLTVQTIAEVADQRVTAALDRFGMQEDVGAGLDAVVSALQRNQVDTMLIVDDPSATGELWIGPEPTEIATDPGQLAAMSVRDPEKVRADAALVRALVGTDAELTVLGPDEAPELTDGVGAVLRYVDAGTPGRGNA
- a CDS encoding thiamine pyrophosphate-binding protein, with the translated sequence MPERTVADLVVERLRAWRVPRAFGYPGEAIAPVVEALDASGGDPAFIPARHEETASYMATGHAKFTGGIGVCLATQGPSAVQLLNGLYDAKLDSKPVVAIVGEDVSGPLGGAHQEIGLSRLFGDVCNQFVRYGRTPTGVPALLDQAFRTAAATRSPVCVVLPRQLQEMAVPDLQPHAAGVFAATPGEPLARVLPHEADLDAAAQLLANGQRTAILVGQGGRGAAGEIAALADRLGAGLATSLLGKPVLDERLSFHTGVLGEVGTPAAAELMGGCDTLLLVGTNDPWTDYFPIPGQARTVQIDIDGRRIGTRYPVDVPLVGDAQETLRALLTLVPDRPNARWRETVEGSVDRWRAERADRAAAPAEPVNPQLVLQELARRLPRRGAVAVDVGSVMYWYARHLELPPGVNAQLCGTLGSMGCALPYAVSAKLAAPDEPVVALLGDGAMQLNGLAELVTVAHHWQEWHDPRLVVLVLNNRDQSGMGGGRPPSRDPVRRRPDVPYAGWARLLGLHGVRVDRPELVGAAWDEALAADRPCVLEAVVDPTVRLAPPQPAFADLRRVFAEGDAARRVRDRMLATGVAAEVDDLV